The following coding sequences are from one Sphaeramia orbicularis chromosome 11, fSphaOr1.1, whole genome shotgun sequence window:
- the lsm10 gene encoding U7 snRNA-associated Sm-like protein LSm10 isoform X1 translates to MRENQVVDIFRRCVVSPKYLYIQKSSSSVLMESEGTESSPSALGQAEVCNSIRERTIAENSMVVLLQGLQGEVTTVDLRNESTAQGRVVNVDAFMNIRLAEVVYRDRRGQLSHLQDLFITGRNIRYVHIPDHVDIMKTIENQLAKIHRVRNFGKEGGGRKEFAKTKK, encoded by the exons ATGCGGGAAAACCAAGTTGTTGACATCTTTAGACGGTGTGTTGTTTCTCCCAAATACTtgta TATCCAGAAATCCTCATCTTCAGTATTGATGGAGTCAGAGGGGACTGAATCCTCACCATCAGCCCTCGGCCAAGCTGAAGTCTGCAACTCTATTCGAGAGCGCACAATTGCAGAGAACAGCATGGTGGTCCTGCTGCAGGGTCTGCAGGGGGAGgtgaccacagtggacctgaggaACGAGAGCACAGCCCAGGGCCGTGTGGTCAACGTGGACGCCTTCATGAACATCAGGCTGGCGGAGGTGGTGTATCGGGACAGACGGGGTCAGCTCAGTCACCTTCAGGACTTGTTTATCACGGGCAGGAACATCCGATATGTTCACATCCCGGACCACGTGGATATCATGAAAACCATAGAGAACCAGCTAGCCAAGATCCACCGGGTCCGCAACTTTGGCAAAGAAGGAGGCGGCCGGAAGGAGTTTGCAAAGACAAAGAaataa
- the lsm10 gene encoding U7 snRNA-associated Sm-like protein LSm10 isoform X4 translates to MESEGTESSPSALGQAEVCNSIRERTIAENSMVVLLQGLQGEVTTVDLRNESTAQGRVVNVDAFMNIRLAEVVYRDRRGQLSHLQDLFITGRNIRYVHIPDHVDIMKTIENQLAKIHRVRNFGKEGGGRKEFAKTKK, encoded by the coding sequence ATGGAGTCAGAGGGGACTGAATCCTCACCATCAGCCCTCGGCCAAGCTGAAGTCTGCAACTCTATTCGAGAGCGCACAATTGCAGAGAACAGCATGGTGGTCCTGCTGCAGGGTCTGCAGGGGGAGgtgaccacagtggacctgaggaACGAGAGCACAGCCCAGGGCCGTGTGGTCAACGTGGACGCCTTCATGAACATCAGGCTGGCGGAGGTGGTGTATCGGGACAGACGGGGTCAGCTCAGTCACCTTCAGGACTTGTTTATCACGGGCAGGAACATCCGATATGTTCACATCCCGGACCACGTGGATATCATGAAAACCATAGAGAACCAGCTAGCCAAGATCCACCGGGTCCGCAACTTTGGCAAAGAAGGAGGCGGCCGGAAGGAGTTTGCAAAGACAAAGAaataa
- the oscp1a gene encoding protein OSCP1a isoform X2, with translation MSMRTLPLVFINLGGEMLYILDQRLQAQNTSEDNSEKGMWSENDRKRVMNDIVGTMFSKSFMDELLKPQQLYSHRTMKTVLTRLAHTSIMRLNPASMDRLYELMVMAFKYQVFLCPRPKDLLLISYNHIDTIREFVKDTPAVLNQVEETHRKIIEVYSSLSEGEFQLLRQTLLIFFQDLHVRVSLFLKNKVQNPNGRFALGTSGPVPYKTDVPGLIRAFDRKGREVRRHEFPTGGSYSSPLRVGSFDLHGDRVIRLGLNIYSMNHLEETHTSKAPTVKTDNTPNLLAKEELNLLARLMGSMKAEHTPNTETVFRINLFTTDAEEEEAGASGGTEESLFGVINIQAMQDEQAATELARIAGQFMEQDEPVENPSSSKGDDLLAMMDDLS, from the exons ATGTCTATGAGAACCCTCCCTCTGGTTTTCATTAACCTTGGTGGAGAAATGCTTTACATTCTGGACCAACGGCTGCAGGCCCAGAACACGTCTGAGGATAATTCGGAGAAAG GCATGTGGTCAGAGAATGACAGAAAAAGAG TCATGAATGACATCGTTGGGACCATGTTTAGTAAAAGCTTTATGGATGAACTTCTCAAACCTCAGCAGCTGTATTCTCACAGGACGATGAAAACAGTGCTGACCCGGTTAGCACACACCTCCATCATGAGGCTGAACCCAGCCAGTATGGACAGG CTCTATGAACTGATGGTCATGGCTTTCAAATATCAAGTTTTTCTTTGTCCGCGCCCCAAAGACTTGCTGCTCATCTCCTACAATCACATAGATACCATCAGGGAGTTTGTGAAAGACACTCCTGCGGTATTGAACCAGGTGGAGGAGACACACAGGAAGATCATTGAG GTCTACTCATCTTTGTCAGAGGGTGAATTCCAACTTCTCAGACAAACATTGCTCATATTTTTTCAAGACCTGCATGTTCGA GTATCACTTTTCCTGAAAAACAAGGTCCAGAATCCAAATGGACGCTTTGCACTGGGGACATCAGGCCCAGTGCCTTACAAGACAGATGTTCCTGGGTTAATCAG GGCGTTCGACAGAAAGGGGAGAGAAGTGAGACGGCATGAGTTTCCTACAGGAGGAAGTTACAGCAGCCCCCTCAGAGTGGGGAGTTTTGACCTGCATGGAGACCGAGTCATCAGACTGGGTTTAAACAT aTACAGCATGAACCATCTAGAGGAGACGCACACATCCAAAGCACCCACAGTGAAG ACAGATAACACTCCCAACCTCCTGGCTAAAGAGGAACTGAACCTGTTGGCCCGTCTGATGGGCAGCATGAAGGCCGAGCACACGCCCAACACTGAAACTGTCTTCAGGATCAACCTGTTCACAACAgatgcagaggaggaggaggc GGGAGCATCTGGTGGAACTGAGGAGTCCTTGTTTGGAGTCATAAATATTCAAGCAATGCAG GATGAACAGGCTGCCACAGAGCTGGCTCGTATTGCTGGACAGTTTATGGAACAGGATGAACCGGTTGAAAATCCCAGCAGCAGCAAAGGAGACGACCTGTTGGCCATGATGGATGACCTAAGTTAA
- the oscp1a gene encoding protein OSCP1a isoform X1, producing the protein MSMRTLPLVFINLGGEMLYILDQRLQAQNTSEDNSEKGMWSENDRKRVMNDIVGTMFSKSFMDELLKPQQLYSHRTMKTVLTRLAHTSIMRLNPASMDRLYELMVMAFKYQVFLCPRPKDLLLISYNHIDTIREFVKDTPAVLNQVEETHRKIIEVYSSLSEGEFQLLRQTLLIFFQDLHVRVSLFLKNKVQNPNGRFALGTSGPVPYKTDVPGLIRAFDRKGREVRRHEFPTGGSYSSPLRVGSFDLHGDRVIRLGLNIYSMNHLEETHTSKAPTVKQTDNTPNLLAKEELNLLARLMGSMKAEHTPNTETVFRINLFTTDAEEEEAGASGGTEESLFGVINIQAMQDEQAATELARIAGQFMEQDEPVENPSSSKGDDLLAMMDDLS; encoded by the exons ATGTCTATGAGAACCCTCCCTCTGGTTTTCATTAACCTTGGTGGAGAAATGCTTTACATTCTGGACCAACGGCTGCAGGCCCAGAACACGTCTGAGGATAATTCGGAGAAAG GCATGTGGTCAGAGAATGACAGAAAAAGAG TCATGAATGACATCGTTGGGACCATGTTTAGTAAAAGCTTTATGGATGAACTTCTCAAACCTCAGCAGCTGTATTCTCACAGGACGATGAAAACAGTGCTGACCCGGTTAGCACACACCTCCATCATGAGGCTGAACCCAGCCAGTATGGACAGG CTCTATGAACTGATGGTCATGGCTTTCAAATATCAAGTTTTTCTTTGTCCGCGCCCCAAAGACTTGCTGCTCATCTCCTACAATCACATAGATACCATCAGGGAGTTTGTGAAAGACACTCCTGCGGTATTGAACCAGGTGGAGGAGACACACAGGAAGATCATTGAG GTCTACTCATCTTTGTCAGAGGGTGAATTCCAACTTCTCAGACAAACATTGCTCATATTTTTTCAAGACCTGCATGTTCGA GTATCACTTTTCCTGAAAAACAAGGTCCAGAATCCAAATGGACGCTTTGCACTGGGGACATCAGGCCCAGTGCCTTACAAGACAGATGTTCCTGGGTTAATCAG GGCGTTCGACAGAAAGGGGAGAGAAGTGAGACGGCATGAGTTTCCTACAGGAGGAAGTTACAGCAGCCCCCTCAGAGTGGGGAGTTTTGACCTGCATGGAGACCGAGTCATCAGACTGGGTTTAAACAT aTACAGCATGAACCATCTAGAGGAGACGCACACATCCAAAGCACCCACAGTGAAG CAGACAGATAACACTCCCAACCTCCTGGCTAAAGAGGAACTGAACCTGTTGGCCCGTCTGATGGGCAGCATGAAGGCCGAGCACACGCCCAACACTGAAACTGTCTTCAGGATCAACCTGTTCACAACAgatgcagaggaggaggaggc GGGAGCATCTGGTGGAACTGAGGAGTCCTTGTTTGGAGTCATAAATATTCAAGCAATGCAG GATGAACAGGCTGCCACAGAGCTGGCTCGTATTGCTGGACAGTTTATGGAACAGGATGAACCGGTTGAAAATCCCAGCAGCAGCAAAGGAGACGACCTGTTGGCCATGATGGATGACCTAAGTTAA
- the lsm10 gene encoding U7 snRNA-associated Sm-like protein LSm10 isoform X2, with amino-acid sequence MRENQVVDIFRRCVVSPKYFIQKSSSSVLMESEGTESSPSALGQAEVCNSIRERTIAENSMVVLLQGLQGEVTTVDLRNESTAQGRVVNVDAFMNIRLAEVVYRDRRGQLSHLQDLFITGRNIRYVHIPDHVDIMKTIENQLAKIHRVRNFGKEGGGRKEFAKTKK; translated from the exons ATGCGGGAAAACCAAGTTGTTGACATCTTTAGACGGTGTGTTGTTTCTCCCAAATACTt TATCCAGAAATCCTCATCTTCAGTATTGATGGAGTCAGAGGGGACTGAATCCTCACCATCAGCCCTCGGCCAAGCTGAAGTCTGCAACTCTATTCGAGAGCGCACAATTGCAGAGAACAGCATGGTGGTCCTGCTGCAGGGTCTGCAGGGGGAGgtgaccacagtggacctgaggaACGAGAGCACAGCCCAGGGCCGTGTGGTCAACGTGGACGCCTTCATGAACATCAGGCTGGCGGAGGTGGTGTATCGGGACAGACGGGGTCAGCTCAGTCACCTTCAGGACTTGTTTATCACGGGCAGGAACATCCGATATGTTCACATCCCGGACCACGTGGATATCATGAAAACCATAGAGAACCAGCTAGCCAAGATCCACCGGGTCCGCAACTTTGGCAAAGAAGGAGGCGGCCGGAAGGAGTTTGCAAAGACAAAGAaataa
- the lsm10 gene encoding U7 snRNA-associated Sm-like protein LSm10 isoform X3: MRENQVVDIFRRIQKSSSSVLMESEGTESSPSALGQAEVCNSIRERTIAENSMVVLLQGLQGEVTTVDLRNESTAQGRVVNVDAFMNIRLAEVVYRDRRGQLSHLQDLFITGRNIRYVHIPDHVDIMKTIENQLAKIHRVRNFGKEGGGRKEFAKTKK, translated from the exons ATGCGGGAAAACCAAGTTGTTGACATCTTTAGACG TATCCAGAAATCCTCATCTTCAGTATTGATGGAGTCAGAGGGGACTGAATCCTCACCATCAGCCCTCGGCCAAGCTGAAGTCTGCAACTCTATTCGAGAGCGCACAATTGCAGAGAACAGCATGGTGGTCCTGCTGCAGGGTCTGCAGGGGGAGgtgaccacagtggacctgaggaACGAGAGCACAGCCCAGGGCCGTGTGGTCAACGTGGACGCCTTCATGAACATCAGGCTGGCGGAGGTGGTGTATCGGGACAGACGGGGTCAGCTCAGTCACCTTCAGGACTTGTTTATCACGGGCAGGAACATCCGATATGTTCACATCCCGGACCACGTGGATATCATGAAAACCATAGAGAACCAGCTAGCCAAGATCCACCGGGTCCGCAACTTTGGCAAAGAAGGAGGCGGCCGGAAGGAGTTTGCAAAGACAAAGAaataa